A stretch of Paraburkholderia phenazinium DNA encodes these proteins:
- a CDS encoding glycosyltransferase family 2 protein, with product MQIAIVIPCYNASAYVDTTLQTVTSQTHDEVEILIVDDGSSDDTVSKAREHLEGCRHRWTILTQPNKGVSAARNLGWQSTTADWIQFLDADDFLAPTKLQLQSIACRTADPGVAYVMSRWEEVIVERDAARRVRLAECSAFSSQPSELEILAKGPLIHLGQSVFRRQWIADVAGFDENIKVDEDQDFLLKLAKKGAKVLTVESADPLFAWRQQPHRRLGLRGARYNAIDLTEQYMENFFRITEGHRHSLDMLSEDDQEMLKQRLSSYMRLLYRYDIGAFRARLAQLNQMFGRFLPLSPSYLKALSRFVGFERAEDVASIYRRGKAMAGVGVE from the coding sequence TTGCAAATCGCCATCGTCATTCCTTGCTACAACGCCTCCGCGTATGTCGACACTACGTTGCAGACGGTAACGTCACAGACGCATGACGAGGTTGAAATCCTGATCGTCGATGACGGCTCATCGGACGATACCGTCTCGAAGGCTCGGGAGCACCTCGAGGGTTGCCGCCATCGGTGGACGATTCTCACGCAGCCCAACAAGGGGGTTAGTGCTGCCCGCAACCTGGGATGGCAATCGACGACAGCAGACTGGATTCAGTTTCTGGATGCCGACGATTTCCTGGCTCCTACAAAACTGCAGCTTCAGTCGATCGCCTGCCGGACTGCTGATCCGGGTGTCGCCTATGTGATGTCGCGATGGGAAGAGGTCATCGTCGAACGCGATGCTGCGCGAAGGGTTCGCCTCGCCGAGTGCTCAGCGTTTTCTTCACAGCCGAGCGAACTGGAAATTCTCGCCAAGGGACCTCTAATACATTTGGGCCAGAGCGTATTCAGAAGACAATGGATCGCGGATGTGGCCGGCTTCGACGAGAATATCAAGGTAGATGAGGACCAGGACTTTCTGCTAAAGCTCGCGAAAAAAGGCGCAAAGGTTTTGACGGTCGAGAGCGCAGACCCGCTCTTCGCGTGGAGACAGCAACCACACCGCCGTCTTGGGCTCCGGGGAGCGCGCTACAACGCCATAGACCTCACAGAACAATATATGGAGAACTTCTTCAGGATCACTGAGGGACACCGGCATTCTTTAGACATGCTGTCGGAGGACGATCAGGAAATGCTCAAGCAACGCCTCTCGTCATACATGCGGCTGTTGTATCGATACGATATCGGGGCGTTCCGGGCCCGCCTCGCACAACTCAACCAGATGTTCGGACGCTTCCTGCCCTTAAGTCCATCCTATCTCAAGGCATTGTCGCGTTTCGTTGGTTTCGAACGAGCAGAGGATGTCGCCTCAATATACCGGCGTGGCAAAGCCATGGCCGGAGTCGGCGTCGAATAG
- a CDS encoding methyltransferase, TIGR04325 family produces the protein MEAKIRLRDMQIVRTAKVFRVLGTIGYSRRLIEGIERTRSGAAIFGCMLGYRRSFRTLDEAERAVRPYAKGGHEHPVNSALQFELNQFELNRVAKPSDYAAFYYLRDRIPCIKKIFDMGGNVGNLYYRYRDYLPLRPDAIWTVYDLPDNILRGRALASEKNVDNLQFTDDLQQAEGLDLLIVSGALHYFDKPLPEFIENIKQRPKYILINRSPLTEGPEFAVVQDYAGMIRVACKVYNRSKLVADFKRLGYEVLGEWQAAELGLTVVDRPSSSVGAYTGLWLEQL, from the coding sequence ATGGAAGCGAAGATCAGGCTGCGCGATATGCAAATCGTCAGGACCGCGAAGGTTTTCAGGGTTCTCGGAACGATCGGTTATAGCCGCCGATTGATAGAAGGAATCGAACGCACTCGCTCAGGAGCCGCGATTTTCGGATGCATGCTGGGATACAGACGCAGCTTCCGAACGCTTGACGAAGCCGAAAGGGCAGTCAGACCCTATGCGAAAGGAGGCCATGAACATCCCGTAAATTCGGCCTTGCAGTTCGAGCTCAACCAGTTCGAGCTCAACCGCGTGGCCAAACCCAGTGACTACGCCGCCTTCTATTACCTCCGCGACCGGATCCCTTGCATAAAAAAGATCTTCGATATGGGTGGCAATGTTGGCAATCTTTACTATCGCTATCGAGATTATTTGCCCCTGAGACCGGACGCAATCTGGACTGTGTACGATCTGCCCGATAATATCCTGCGCGGGCGGGCATTGGCCAGCGAGAAGAACGTAGACAACCTTCAATTTACCGATGACCTGCAGCAGGCCGAAGGCCTTGATTTATTGATTGTGAGCGGGGCTCTTCACTACTTCGACAAACCATTGCCGGAGTTCATTGAAAATATCAAACAACGTCCAAAATATATCTTGATAAATCGATCACCGCTGACAGAAGGCCCAGAATTCGCTGTCGTTCAAGATTATGCGGGAATGATTCGTGTCGCTTGCAAGGTTTACAACCGTTCGAAACTCGTTGCTGATTTCAAGCGCCTCGGCTACGAGGTGCTGGGTGAATGGCAGGCGGCAGAACTCGGGCTCACCGTCGTAGATCGCCCCTCCTCGAGTGTAGGAGCTTATACAGGCCTATGGCTTGAACAGCTGTAG